The Falco naumanni isolate bFalNau1 chromosome 14, bFalNau1.pat, whole genome shotgun sequence genome includes a window with the following:
- the DRP2 gene encoding dystrophin-related protein 2 isoform X2, with protein MQPLVMQEWPYVLPRCPEWHVTDQAQHSSTAHPLSQVEALQDGAGPSCVTPRALSGAAGPQAPLEMNLCWNEIKKKSHSLRARLEAFSDHSGKLQVPLQEIIDWLGQKDEELSAQLPLRGDILLVQQEKEMHAAFMEEVKSRGPYIYSVLESAQAFLSQHPFEELEEPTSESKDVSPRHRIQNISRFVWKQANVASELWEKLTARCVDQHRHIERTLEQLLEIKGAMEELSTTLDEAESVRETWEPIGDLFIDSLPEHIQSTKLFKEELSPMKDGVKVVNDLAHQLAISDVHLSMENSRTLEQINTRWKQLQASINERLKQLQDAHRDFGPGSQHFLSSSVQVPWERAISPNKVPYYINHQAQTTCWDHPKMTELYQTLADLNNIKFSAYRTAMKLRRVQKALRLDMVTLATALEIFNEHDLQPSDRAMDVVEVIHCLTTLYERLEEQRGILVNVPLCVDMSLNWLLNVFDSGRSGKMRALSFKTGIACLCGTEVKEKFQYLFSQVANAGGFCDQRHLGVLLHEAIQVPRQLGEVAAFGGSNVEPSIRSCFRFSNGKPTIEVSQFLEWANLEPQSMVWLAVLHRVTMAEQVKHQTKCSVCRQCPIKGFRYRSLKQFNVDICQTCFLTGRASKGNKLHYPIMEYYTPTTSSENMRDFATTLKNKFRSKQYFSKHPQRGYLPVQSILEADFSETPASSPMLPHADTHSRIEHFASRLAEMESQNCSFFSDSLSPDDSLDEDQYLLRHSSPITDREPGGSQQVPGSLNMDDKGELERILAHLEDENRILQGELRRLKWQHDEAVESPTLATGSPESVQDPRNDELLAEARILRQHKSRLETRMQILEDHNKQLESQLHRLRELLLQPPAETDANGSAASSLASSPHQSEGSQAKEKEHSTPDTRAADEVEAKTQEVSVCLEDIMEKLRSAFPNSRGMTSLI; from the exons GTTGAAGCCTTGCAGGATGGTGCAGGACCTTCGTGTGTAACCCCCCGGGCTCTGAGTGGTGCTGCTGGGCCTCAGGCCCCTCTGGAGATGAATCTTTGCTGGAATGAAATCAAAAAGAAATCCCACAGCCTTCG GGCTCGACTGGAGGCCTTTTCCGACCACAGCGGGAAGCTGCAGGTGCCTCTCCAGGAGATCATAGACTGGCTCGGGCAGAAGGATGAGGAGCTCTCAGCACAGCTGCCCCTACGGGGTGACATCCTCCTggtgcagcaggaaaaggagatGCACGCG GCTTTCATGGAAGAAGTGAAGTCTCGGGGACCGTACATTTACTCTGTCCTGGAGTCAGCACAGGCTTTCCTTTCCCAGCATCCATTTGAGGAATTAGAAGAACcaacttcagaaagcaaag ATGTCTCTCCCCGGCACCGGATCCAAAACATCAGCCGCTTTGTCTGGAAGCAGGCGAATGTGGCCAGCGAGCTGTGGGAGAAGCTCACAGCTCGGTGCGTGGACCAGCACCGTCACATCGAACGGACCCTGGAGCAGCTGCTAGAGATTAAAGGGGCTATGGAGGAGCTCAGCACAACACTGGATGAGGCTGAAAGTGTGCGTGAAACCTGGGAACCCATTGGGGACCTCTTCATCGACTCCTTGCCAGAGCACATCCAGTCGACCAAG CTATTCAAAGAGGAGCTCTCCCCCATGAAGGATGGGGTGAAAGTGGTCAATGATCTTGCACACCAGCTTGCCATCTCAGATGTTCACCTATCCATGGAGAACTCCCGTACCCTGGAGCAGATCAACACGCgctggaagcagctgcag GCCTCCATAAATGAACGCCTGAAGCAGCTCCAAGATGCCCACCGGGACTTTGGACCAGGCTCCCAGCACTTCCTCTCCT CCTCCGTCCAGGTCCCCTGGGAGCGAGCCATTTCCCCCAACAAAGTGCCATATTACATCAA CCACCAGGCCCAGACGACATGCTGGGACCACCCAAAGATGACGGAGTTGTACCAGACACTGG CGGATTTGAACAACATCAAGTTCTCAGCTTATCGGACGGCTATGAAACTACGACGGGTGCAAAAAGCCCTGCGAT TGGACATGGTGACCCTGGCCACAGCCTTGGAAATCTTCAATGAGCACGACCTGCAGCCCAGTGACCGCGCGATGGACGTGGTGGAGGTCATCCACTGCCTGACCACCCTCTACgagaggctggaggagcagcggGGCATCCTGGTGAATGTGCCACTCTGTGTGGACATGAGTCTCAACTGGCTGCTGAATGTCTTTGACAG TGGCCGCAGTGGGAAGATGAGGGCTCTCTCCTTCAAGACGGGTATTGCGTGTCTGTGTGGGACAGAAGTCAAGGAGAAATTTCAGT ATCTCTTCAGCCAAGTGGCAAATGCTGGGGGATTCTGTGACCAGCGGCACCTTGGCGTCCTGCTCCACGAGGCCATCCAGGTCCCACGCCAGCTGGGAGAGGTGGCAGCGTTTGGGGGCAGCAATGTGGAGCCCAGCATCCGCAGCTGCTTCCGCTTT agcAACGGGAAGCCCACCATCGAGGTGTCCCAGTTCCTTGAGTGGGCCAACCTGGAGCCGCAGTCCATGgtgtggctggctgtgctgcaccGGGTGACCATGGCTGAGCAGGTGAAGCACCAGACCAAGTGCTCCGTTTGCCGGCAGTGCCCCATCAAGGGCTTCAG GTATCGGAGTCTGAAGCAGTTCAATGTGGATATCTGCCAGACTTGCTTCCTCACCGGGCGAGCCAGCAAGGGCAACAAGCTGCACTACCCCATTATGGAGTACTACACCCCG ACCACATCCAGCGAGAACATGAGAGACTTTGCCACAACACTGAAGAACAAGTTTCGGTCCAAGCAGTACTTCAGCAAGCACCCACAGAGAGGTTACCTGCCCGTCCAGTCCATACTCGAGGCTGACTTCTCAGAGAC ACCAGCCTCCTCCCCGATGTTACCACATGCCGATACCCACTCCCGGATCGAGCACTTTGCCAGCAG gctTGCAGAGATGGAAAGCCAGAATTGTTCCTTCTTCAGTGACAGCCTGTCCCCTGACGATAGCCT GGATGAGGACCAGTACCTGCTGCGCCATTCCAGCCCCATCACCGACAGAGAGCCTGGGGGCAGCCAGCAGGTTCCAGGAAGCCTCAACATGGATGACAAGGGAGAGCTGGAGCGAATCCTGGCCCACTTAGAGGATGAAAACAG GATCCTCCAGGGAGAGCTGAGGCGTTTGAAATGGCAGCATGATGAGGCGGTAGAGTCTCCAACCTTGGCTACAGGCTCTCCTGAATCAGTGCAAGACCCACGTAATGATGAGCTCCTGGCAGAGGCACGAATCCTTCGGCAGCACAAGAGCCGCCTGGAGACCCGCATGCAGATCCTGGAGGACCACAACAAGCAGCTGGAGTCCCAGCTGCACCGACTGAGGGAGCTGCTGTTGCAG cctCCAGCAGAGACCGATGCCAACGGGTCAGCAGCCTCTTCCTTGGCTTCATCTCCCCATCAGTCTGAAGGCAGCCAGGCAAAGGAGAAAGAGCACAGCACCCCTGACACTAGAGCTGCAG ATGAGGTGGAAGCCAAAACCCAGGAAGTCAGCGTGTGCCTGGAAGACATCATGGAGAAGCTGCGCAGCGCCTTCCCCAACTCGCGAG gtatGACCTCCCTTATCTAA
- the DRP2 gene encoding dystrophin-related protein 2 isoform X1, which yields MQPLVMQEWPYVLPRCPEWHVTDQAQHSSTAHPLSQVEALQDGAGPSCVTPRALSGAAGPQAPLEMNLCWNEIKKKSHSLRARLEAFSDHSGKLQVPLQEIIDWLGQKDEELSAQLPLRGDILLVQQEKEMHAAFMEEVKSRGPYIYSVLESAQAFLSQHPFEELEEPTSESKDVSPRHRIQNISRFVWKQANVASELWEKLTARCVDQHRHIERTLEQLLEIKGAMEELSTTLDEAESVRETWEPIGDLFIDSLPEHIQSTKLFKEELSPMKDGVKVVNDLAHQLAISDVHLSMENSRTLEQINTRWKQLQASINERLKQLQDAHRDFGPGSQHFLSSSVQVPWERAISPNKVPYYINHQAQTTCWDHPKMTELYQTLADLNNIKFSAYRTAMKLRRVQKALRLDMVTLATALEIFNEHDLQPSDRAMDVVEVIHCLTTLYERLEEQRGILVNVPLCVDMSLNWLLNVFDSGRSGKMRALSFKTGIACLCGTEVKEKFQYLFSQVANAGGFCDQRHLGVLLHEAIQVPRQLGEVAAFGGSNVEPSIRSCFRFSNGKPTIEVSQFLEWANLEPQSMVWLAVLHRVTMAEQVKHQTKCSVCRQCPIKGFRYRSLKQFNVDICQTCFLTGRASKGNKLHYPIMEYYTPTTSSENMRDFATTLKNKFRSKQYFSKHPQRGYLPVQSILEADFSETPASSPMLPHADTHSRIEHFASRLAEMESQNCSFFSDSLSPDDSLDEDQYLLRHSSPITDREPGGSQQVPGSLNMDDKGELERILAHLEDENRILQGELRRLKWQHDEAVESPTLATGSPESVQDPRNDELLAEARILRQHKSRLETRMQILEDHNKQLESQLHRLRELLLQPPAETDANGSAASSLASSPHQSEGSQAKEKEHSTPDTRAADEVEAKTQEVSVCLEDIMEKLRSAFPNSRGTRVKSPSLASSCFL from the exons GTTGAAGCCTTGCAGGATGGTGCAGGACCTTCGTGTGTAACCCCCCGGGCTCTGAGTGGTGCTGCTGGGCCTCAGGCCCCTCTGGAGATGAATCTTTGCTGGAATGAAATCAAAAAGAAATCCCACAGCCTTCG GGCTCGACTGGAGGCCTTTTCCGACCACAGCGGGAAGCTGCAGGTGCCTCTCCAGGAGATCATAGACTGGCTCGGGCAGAAGGATGAGGAGCTCTCAGCACAGCTGCCCCTACGGGGTGACATCCTCCTggtgcagcaggaaaaggagatGCACGCG GCTTTCATGGAAGAAGTGAAGTCTCGGGGACCGTACATTTACTCTGTCCTGGAGTCAGCACAGGCTTTCCTTTCCCAGCATCCATTTGAGGAATTAGAAGAACcaacttcagaaagcaaag ATGTCTCTCCCCGGCACCGGATCCAAAACATCAGCCGCTTTGTCTGGAAGCAGGCGAATGTGGCCAGCGAGCTGTGGGAGAAGCTCACAGCTCGGTGCGTGGACCAGCACCGTCACATCGAACGGACCCTGGAGCAGCTGCTAGAGATTAAAGGGGCTATGGAGGAGCTCAGCACAACACTGGATGAGGCTGAAAGTGTGCGTGAAACCTGGGAACCCATTGGGGACCTCTTCATCGACTCCTTGCCAGAGCACATCCAGTCGACCAAG CTATTCAAAGAGGAGCTCTCCCCCATGAAGGATGGGGTGAAAGTGGTCAATGATCTTGCACACCAGCTTGCCATCTCAGATGTTCACCTATCCATGGAGAACTCCCGTACCCTGGAGCAGATCAACACGCgctggaagcagctgcag GCCTCCATAAATGAACGCCTGAAGCAGCTCCAAGATGCCCACCGGGACTTTGGACCAGGCTCCCAGCACTTCCTCTCCT CCTCCGTCCAGGTCCCCTGGGAGCGAGCCATTTCCCCCAACAAAGTGCCATATTACATCAA CCACCAGGCCCAGACGACATGCTGGGACCACCCAAAGATGACGGAGTTGTACCAGACACTGG CGGATTTGAACAACATCAAGTTCTCAGCTTATCGGACGGCTATGAAACTACGACGGGTGCAAAAAGCCCTGCGAT TGGACATGGTGACCCTGGCCACAGCCTTGGAAATCTTCAATGAGCACGACCTGCAGCCCAGTGACCGCGCGATGGACGTGGTGGAGGTCATCCACTGCCTGACCACCCTCTACgagaggctggaggagcagcggGGCATCCTGGTGAATGTGCCACTCTGTGTGGACATGAGTCTCAACTGGCTGCTGAATGTCTTTGACAG TGGCCGCAGTGGGAAGATGAGGGCTCTCTCCTTCAAGACGGGTATTGCGTGTCTGTGTGGGACAGAAGTCAAGGAGAAATTTCAGT ATCTCTTCAGCCAAGTGGCAAATGCTGGGGGATTCTGTGACCAGCGGCACCTTGGCGTCCTGCTCCACGAGGCCATCCAGGTCCCACGCCAGCTGGGAGAGGTGGCAGCGTTTGGGGGCAGCAATGTGGAGCCCAGCATCCGCAGCTGCTTCCGCTTT agcAACGGGAAGCCCACCATCGAGGTGTCCCAGTTCCTTGAGTGGGCCAACCTGGAGCCGCAGTCCATGgtgtggctggctgtgctgcaccGGGTGACCATGGCTGAGCAGGTGAAGCACCAGACCAAGTGCTCCGTTTGCCGGCAGTGCCCCATCAAGGGCTTCAG GTATCGGAGTCTGAAGCAGTTCAATGTGGATATCTGCCAGACTTGCTTCCTCACCGGGCGAGCCAGCAAGGGCAACAAGCTGCACTACCCCATTATGGAGTACTACACCCCG ACCACATCCAGCGAGAACATGAGAGACTTTGCCACAACACTGAAGAACAAGTTTCGGTCCAAGCAGTACTTCAGCAAGCACCCACAGAGAGGTTACCTGCCCGTCCAGTCCATACTCGAGGCTGACTTCTCAGAGAC ACCAGCCTCCTCCCCGATGTTACCACATGCCGATACCCACTCCCGGATCGAGCACTTTGCCAGCAG gctTGCAGAGATGGAAAGCCAGAATTGTTCCTTCTTCAGTGACAGCCTGTCCCCTGACGATAGCCT GGATGAGGACCAGTACCTGCTGCGCCATTCCAGCCCCATCACCGACAGAGAGCCTGGGGGCAGCCAGCAGGTTCCAGGAAGCCTCAACATGGATGACAAGGGAGAGCTGGAGCGAATCCTGGCCCACTTAGAGGATGAAAACAG GATCCTCCAGGGAGAGCTGAGGCGTTTGAAATGGCAGCATGATGAGGCGGTAGAGTCTCCAACCTTGGCTACAGGCTCTCCTGAATCAGTGCAAGACCCACGTAATGATGAGCTCCTGGCAGAGGCACGAATCCTTCGGCAGCACAAGAGCCGCCTGGAGACCCGCATGCAGATCCTGGAGGACCACAACAAGCAGCTGGAGTCCCAGCTGCACCGACTGAGGGAGCTGCTGTTGCAG cctCCAGCAGAGACCGATGCCAACGGGTCAGCAGCCTCTTCCTTGGCTTCATCTCCCCATCAGTCTGAAGGCAGCCAGGCAAAGGAGAAAGAGCACAGCACCCCTGACACTAGAGCTGCAG ATGAGGTGGAAGCCAAAACCCAGGAAGTCAGCGTGTGCCTGGAAGACATCATGGAGAAGCTGCGCAGCGCCTTCCCCAACTCGCGAGGTACTAGAGTGAAATCCCCCTCTCTGGCCTCTTCCTGCTTCCTCTGA
- the DRP2 gene encoding dystrophin-related protein 2 isoform X3, whose translation MNLCWNEIKKKSHSLRARLEAFSDHSGKLQVPLQEIIDWLGQKDEELSAQLPLRGDILLVQQEKEMHAAFMEEVKSRGPYIYSVLESAQAFLSQHPFEELEEPTSESKDVSPRHRIQNISRFVWKQANVASELWEKLTARCVDQHRHIERTLEQLLEIKGAMEELSTTLDEAESVRETWEPIGDLFIDSLPEHIQSTKLFKEELSPMKDGVKVVNDLAHQLAISDVHLSMENSRTLEQINTRWKQLQASINERLKQLQDAHRDFGPGSQHFLSSSVQVPWERAISPNKVPYYINHQAQTTCWDHPKMTELYQTLADLNNIKFSAYRTAMKLRRVQKALRLDMVTLATALEIFNEHDLQPSDRAMDVVEVIHCLTTLYERLEEQRGILVNVPLCVDMSLNWLLNVFDSGRSGKMRALSFKTGIACLCGTEVKEKFQYLFSQVANAGGFCDQRHLGVLLHEAIQVPRQLGEVAAFGGSNVEPSIRSCFRFSNGKPTIEVSQFLEWANLEPQSMVWLAVLHRVTMAEQVKHQTKCSVCRQCPIKGFRYRSLKQFNVDICQTCFLTGRASKGNKLHYPIMEYYTPTTSSENMRDFATTLKNKFRSKQYFSKHPQRGYLPVQSILEADFSETPASSPMLPHADTHSRIEHFASRLAEMESQNCSFFSDSLSPDDSLDEDQYLLRHSSPITDREPGGSQQVPGSLNMDDKGELERILAHLEDENRILQGELRRLKWQHDEAVESPTLATGSPESVQDPRNDELLAEARILRQHKSRLETRMQILEDHNKQLESQLHRLRELLLQPPAETDANGSAASSLASSPHQSEGSQAKEKEHSTPDTRAADEVEAKTQEVSVCLEDIMEKLRSAFPNSRGTRVKSPSLASSCFL comes from the exons ATGAATCTTTGCTGGAATGAAATCAAAAAGAAATCCCACAGCCTTCG GGCTCGACTGGAGGCCTTTTCCGACCACAGCGGGAAGCTGCAGGTGCCTCTCCAGGAGATCATAGACTGGCTCGGGCAGAAGGATGAGGAGCTCTCAGCACAGCTGCCCCTACGGGGTGACATCCTCCTggtgcagcaggaaaaggagatGCACGCG GCTTTCATGGAAGAAGTGAAGTCTCGGGGACCGTACATTTACTCTGTCCTGGAGTCAGCACAGGCTTTCCTTTCCCAGCATCCATTTGAGGAATTAGAAGAACcaacttcagaaagcaaag ATGTCTCTCCCCGGCACCGGATCCAAAACATCAGCCGCTTTGTCTGGAAGCAGGCGAATGTGGCCAGCGAGCTGTGGGAGAAGCTCACAGCTCGGTGCGTGGACCAGCACCGTCACATCGAACGGACCCTGGAGCAGCTGCTAGAGATTAAAGGGGCTATGGAGGAGCTCAGCACAACACTGGATGAGGCTGAAAGTGTGCGTGAAACCTGGGAACCCATTGGGGACCTCTTCATCGACTCCTTGCCAGAGCACATCCAGTCGACCAAG CTATTCAAAGAGGAGCTCTCCCCCATGAAGGATGGGGTGAAAGTGGTCAATGATCTTGCACACCAGCTTGCCATCTCAGATGTTCACCTATCCATGGAGAACTCCCGTACCCTGGAGCAGATCAACACGCgctggaagcagctgcag GCCTCCATAAATGAACGCCTGAAGCAGCTCCAAGATGCCCACCGGGACTTTGGACCAGGCTCCCAGCACTTCCTCTCCT CCTCCGTCCAGGTCCCCTGGGAGCGAGCCATTTCCCCCAACAAAGTGCCATATTACATCAA CCACCAGGCCCAGACGACATGCTGGGACCACCCAAAGATGACGGAGTTGTACCAGACACTGG CGGATTTGAACAACATCAAGTTCTCAGCTTATCGGACGGCTATGAAACTACGACGGGTGCAAAAAGCCCTGCGAT TGGACATGGTGACCCTGGCCACAGCCTTGGAAATCTTCAATGAGCACGACCTGCAGCCCAGTGACCGCGCGATGGACGTGGTGGAGGTCATCCACTGCCTGACCACCCTCTACgagaggctggaggagcagcggGGCATCCTGGTGAATGTGCCACTCTGTGTGGACATGAGTCTCAACTGGCTGCTGAATGTCTTTGACAG TGGCCGCAGTGGGAAGATGAGGGCTCTCTCCTTCAAGACGGGTATTGCGTGTCTGTGTGGGACAGAAGTCAAGGAGAAATTTCAGT ATCTCTTCAGCCAAGTGGCAAATGCTGGGGGATTCTGTGACCAGCGGCACCTTGGCGTCCTGCTCCACGAGGCCATCCAGGTCCCACGCCAGCTGGGAGAGGTGGCAGCGTTTGGGGGCAGCAATGTGGAGCCCAGCATCCGCAGCTGCTTCCGCTTT agcAACGGGAAGCCCACCATCGAGGTGTCCCAGTTCCTTGAGTGGGCCAACCTGGAGCCGCAGTCCATGgtgtggctggctgtgctgcaccGGGTGACCATGGCTGAGCAGGTGAAGCACCAGACCAAGTGCTCCGTTTGCCGGCAGTGCCCCATCAAGGGCTTCAG GTATCGGAGTCTGAAGCAGTTCAATGTGGATATCTGCCAGACTTGCTTCCTCACCGGGCGAGCCAGCAAGGGCAACAAGCTGCACTACCCCATTATGGAGTACTACACCCCG ACCACATCCAGCGAGAACATGAGAGACTTTGCCACAACACTGAAGAACAAGTTTCGGTCCAAGCAGTACTTCAGCAAGCACCCACAGAGAGGTTACCTGCCCGTCCAGTCCATACTCGAGGCTGACTTCTCAGAGAC ACCAGCCTCCTCCCCGATGTTACCACATGCCGATACCCACTCCCGGATCGAGCACTTTGCCAGCAG gctTGCAGAGATGGAAAGCCAGAATTGTTCCTTCTTCAGTGACAGCCTGTCCCCTGACGATAGCCT GGATGAGGACCAGTACCTGCTGCGCCATTCCAGCCCCATCACCGACAGAGAGCCTGGGGGCAGCCAGCAGGTTCCAGGAAGCCTCAACATGGATGACAAGGGAGAGCTGGAGCGAATCCTGGCCCACTTAGAGGATGAAAACAG GATCCTCCAGGGAGAGCTGAGGCGTTTGAAATGGCAGCATGATGAGGCGGTAGAGTCTCCAACCTTGGCTACAGGCTCTCCTGAATCAGTGCAAGACCCACGTAATGATGAGCTCCTGGCAGAGGCACGAATCCTTCGGCAGCACAAGAGCCGCCTGGAGACCCGCATGCAGATCCTGGAGGACCACAACAAGCAGCTGGAGTCCCAGCTGCACCGACTGAGGGAGCTGCTGTTGCAG cctCCAGCAGAGACCGATGCCAACGGGTCAGCAGCCTCTTCCTTGGCTTCATCTCCCCATCAGTCTGAAGGCAGCCAGGCAAAGGAGAAAGAGCACAGCACCCCTGACACTAGAGCTGCAG ATGAGGTGGAAGCCAAAACCCAGGAAGTCAGCGTGTGCCTGGAAGACATCATGGAGAAGCTGCGCAGCGCCTTCCCCAACTCGCGAGGTACTAGAGTGAAATCCCCCTCTCTGGCCTCTTCCTGCTTCCTCTGA